From Caretta caretta isolate rCarCar2 chromosome 9, rCarCar1.hap1, whole genome shotgun sequence, one genomic window encodes:
- the LOC125642772 gene encoding G-protein coupled receptor 55-like translates to MNASNFSKECDFEHADTIMKYFQMVIYIPTFILGLILNLLALWVFCCFWKKWTESSIYMINLALMDLLLLFSLPFKMYYSIQNRHWFLCTFMESVYFVTMYGSIFLIACISLDRYIAIRHPFQARIFRSPRRAGMTCCCVWVVVWLGSIPMYNLKNTDNFRCFHNMSDQTWSMPVILSVEIFGFLIPFTVMVYCSVKIIQTLLKDKNQQKKRAEQVTSVWIIAANLTVFMVCFTPVHLGIFLQFLVRQHIIVDCSVKQSISLFIQVAMCLANVNCCLDAICYYFTAKEFRKKTYFRT, encoded by the coding sequence ATGAATGCCAGCAACTTCAGCAAGGAATGCGACTTTGAGCATGCTGATACCATAATGAAATATTTCCAGATGGTGATCTACATACCTACTTTCATTCTTGGTTTGATTCTCAATTTGCTAGCCCTATGGGTtttctgctgcttctggaagAAATGGACAGAATCATCAATCTACATGATAAACCTTGCTCTTATggatcttcttcttcttttctctcttcctttcaagATGTACTACTCCATACAAAATAGGCACTGGTTCTTGTGCACATTTATGGAATCAGTCTATTTTGTCACTATGTATGGAAGTATTTTCCTCATTGCCTGCATTAGCTTGGACAGATATATTGCTATCAGGCACCCTTTCCAAGCTAGGATTTTCCGATCCCCTAGGAGGGCAGGCATGACATGCTGCTGCGTTTGGGTTGTAGTTTGGCTTGGCAGCATCCCCATGTATAACTTAAAAAACACTGACAATTTCAGATGCTTCCACAATATGTCAGATCAGACATGGAGCATGCCAGTCATCCTTTCTGTTGAAATCTTTGGATTTCTCATCCCATTTACTGTGATGGTTTATTGTTCTGTTAAGATCATCCAGACTCTTCTAAAAgataaaaaccaacaaaaaaagagGGCTGAGCAAGTTACCAGTGTATGGATCATTGCAGCCAATCTCACCGTGTTCATGGTTTGCTTCACACCAGTCCATCTGGGGATCTTTCTGCAGTTCCTGGTAAGGCAGCACATCATTGTGGACTGCAGTGTGAAACAAAGCATTAGCCTCTTCATTCAGGTGGCAATGTGTTTAGCCAATGTCAACTGCTGTCTGGATGCTATCTGTTACTACTTTACTGCAAAAGAATTTCGCAAGAAAACTTACTTCAGGACTTAG